Proteins encoded together in one Penicillium digitatum chromosome 1, complete sequence window:
- a CDS encoding O-methyltransferase, family 2 yields the protein MAAETPTYPLSPMDLLIATHPNNAEAIPKLLNEVVESVNNLTTGTDQDRKDTLVKCRALALAIETPRETMVDHCWGQMGTIAAIGFGVDAGLWILMAQNGDKPQKVTDLAMSLGVDPKLLSRLMRHVSAMGLLIEVGEDEYLSTNYTKALSLPQIGHGYLGLTACNGSGILKFHEFSRKRGWVNPTNPQDTSLMYAYGTDKDIFSWVVDLGYGKHLNDYLGGYNLGRPLWMDPDVYPVKERLIDGAESSPDAPFLVDIGGNVGHDLVRFQSRHPNAPGKLILQDLPMMIRQIKDLDPAIIRMEYDFHDEQPVKGQSLEIFPMIPFQLSRYQFRMK from the exons ATGGCGGCCGAAACCCCAACGTATCCTTTATCTCCTATGGATCTTCTTATAGCCACACACCCAAATAACGCCGAGGCAATCCCTAAATTGCTGAACGAGGTTGTCGAGAGCGTCAATAACCTAACGACTGGAACCGATCAAGACCGTAAGGATACGTTAGTCAAGTGTCGAGCTTTAGCTTTAGCGATCGAAACGCCTCGGGAGACGATGGTTGATCACTGCTGGGGACAG ATGGGTACAATTGCGGCTATAGGGTTTGGCGTGGACGCAGGATTATGGATCTTGATGGCTCAGAATGGCGATAAACCCCAGAAGGTTACTGACTTGGCCATGAGCCTTGGGGTCGACCCCAAACTTCTCA GTCGTTTGATGCGACATGTCAGTGCGATGGGACTCCTCATCGAGGTCGGTGAAGATGAATATCTGTCTACAAACTATACCAAGGCGCTGAGCCTCCCTCAGATTGGACATGGGTATCTTGGTTT AACCGCGTGCAATGGCTCGGGCATTTTGAAATTCCACGAGTTCTCTCGCAAGCGGGGCTGGGTGAATCCAACAAATCCTCAGGACACGTCTCTGATGTATGCCTATGGTACCGACAAGGACATCTTTTCTTGGGTGGTAGATTTGGGTTACGGAAAACACCTGAATGATTACTTGGGTGGTTACAATCTGGGTCGGCCACTCTGGATGGACCCTGACGTCTATCCCGTGAAGGAGAGGCTGATCGATGGGGCTGAATCTAGCCCAGATGCACCATTCCTTGTAGATATTGGCGGCAACGTGGGCCATGACTTGGTGAGGTTTCAAAGTCGCCATCCGAACGCTCCTGGAAAGTTGATTCTTCAAGACTTGCCCATGATGATTCGCCAGATCAAGGATCTAGATCCGGCGATAATCCGAATGGAGTATGACTTCCATGATGAGCAACCCGTCAAAGGTCAGAGTCTAGAGATCTTCCCCATGATTCCCTTCCAACTCTCTCGATATCAATTCCGAATGAAGTGA
- a CDS encoding Transcription factor spt3, putative: MLLWMDWLAFGFACFASTSSTRSSFQVDSATTSPETIIESQEDHGKKENTIGDLFTDKDLKMMFVSGETAEPSPETTTLIEEITRQQVIEILTRSTALATRRGVRSISTDDLIFLIRHDKAKVSRLRTFLSWKDVRKNVKDSDDKGGGDAADFAAADDAAGVVAGPQDVAPKPKNKRAKVGLAWDVNSFYSVQVPEREDEEDEEEEEQNYATLQRLAAADERTRHMTREEYVFWSECRQASFTYRKTKRFREWAGFGIVTESKPNDDIVDILGFLTFEIVQTLTEEALKVKEREDNEKHRRGGADAGENLKKRKRETGLFDPPEEGRTPIEPRHVHEAYRKLQATPQKAKALLLHNGRVPYRFPLALI; this comes from the exons ATGCTACTATGGATGGATTGGCTCGCCTTCGGCTTCGCTTGCTTTGCATCCACATCTTCAACTCGTTCGAGTTTTCAGGTCGACAGTGCCACGACCAGCCCCGAAACAATCATCGAGAGCCAGGAAGATcatggaaagaaagaaaacacGATTGGAGACTTGTTTACTGACAAAGATTTAAAGATGATGTTTGTCTCCGGAGAGACAGCAGAGCCGTCCCCCGAGACTACCACTTTGATTGAAGAGATCACCCGCCAACAAGTGATCGAAATT CTGACACGTAGCACCGCATTGGCAACTCGCCGCGGAGTTCGCTCGATATCTACCGACGATCTAATTTTCCTGATCCGCCACGACAAGGCTAAAGTCTCCCGTCTGCGAACCTTTTTGTCATGGAAGGATGTCCGCAAGAATGTCAAGGACTCCGACGACAAGGGTGGTGGTGATGCCGCAGATTTCGCCGCCGCCGACGATGCGGCTGGTGTTGTTGCAGGCCCCCAAGATGTGGCTCCCAAGCCCAAGAATAAGCGCGCCAAGGTCGGACTTGCGTGGGATGTCAACAGTTTCTACTCAGTTCAAGTCCCCGAGcgcgaagatgaagaggatgaagaagaggaggagcaAAACTACGCGACCCTCCAGCGTCTTGCTGCCGCCGATGAACGCACCCGCCATATGACGCGAGAGGAGTATGTCTTCTGGTCCGAGTGTCGCCAGGCTTCCTTCACCTACCGCAAGACCAAGCGATTCCGCGAGTGGGCAGGCTTCGGCATCGTGACCGAATCTAAGCCAAACGATGACATTGTGGACATTCTCGGTTTTCTCACATTTGAGATCGTCCAGACTCTTACCGAGGAGGCACTCAAAGTCAAGGAGCGCGAAGATAATGAGAAGCACCGCCGTGGAGGTGCCGACGCCGGTGAAAATCTCAAGAAGCGGAAGCGCGAGACCGGCTTGTTTGATCCCCCCGAGGAGGGGCGGACTCCCATTGAGCCACGACACGTTCATGAGGCATACCGCAAATTGCAGGCTACTCCTCAAAAGGCCAAAGCTCTGCTGCTGCACAACGGCCGTGTTCCTTATCGTTTTCCTCTTGCTTTG ATTTAA
- a CDS encoding Diphthine synthase, putative, producing the protein MLHLIGLGLADETDITVRGLEIVKRAERVYLEAYTSILLVDKEKLEAFYGRPVIEADRELVETGSDDILAGGDKADIVFLVVGDPFGATTHTDLVLRARELGIETKVVPNASIMSGIGCTGLQLYNFGQTVSMVFFTETWKPSSYYDRVRENVQIGLHTLVLLDIKVKEQSLENMARGRRIFEPPRYMTVAQCAAQMLETEEERQEGVYGPDSLAVGAARVGAANQQLVSGTLKELATVDMGAPLHSLVLLGRRTHDLERDYIREYAVNKETFDASYVKGYGASLKKSLMSRAFIYEVSCKATTHGYQCYHPPGEADHANSANQTNKYNELPTIPFGIGNAIPCKVEDTAEIQHRQLTLPRQRHPGYQRGAST; encoded by the exons ATGCTTCACCTTATTGGACTTGGTCTTGCTGATGAGACGGATATCACCGTCCGTGGTCTGGAGATCGTGAAGCGGGCCGAGAGAGTCTATCTAGAGGCATACACGAGTATTCTTCTTGTCGATAAAGAAAAACTG GAAGCGTTCTATGGCCGCCCCGTCATCGAGGCAGACCGTGAACTGGTCGAGACCGGCAGCGATGACATCCTCGCCGGTGGTGACAAAGCCGACATTGTGTTCCTAGTAGTGGGAGATCCATTCGG CGCAACAACGCACACCGATCTCGTCCTCCGCGCGCGCGAACTTGGCATCGAGACCAAAGTTGTCCCGAACGCATCCATCATGTCCGGAATCGGCTGCACAGGTCTCCAGCTGTACAACTTCGGACAAACAGTCAGCATGGTTTTCTTCACCGAGACCTGGAAGCCATCGTCGTACTACGACCGTGTGCGCGAGAACGTGCAGATCGGCTTGCATACACTAGTTCTGCTTGATATTAAGGTCAAGGAGCAGTCATTGGAGAACATGGCTCGCGGACGCCGCATTTTCGAGCCCCCGCGTTACATGACTGTTGCGCAATGTGCAGCACAGATGCTGGAGACTGAGGAGGAGCGACAGGAGGGTGTCTATGGGCCAGATAGCTTGGCTGTCGGTGCAGCGCGTGTTGGCGCTGCTAACCAGCAGCTTGTTTCTGGCACCCTTAAGGAGTTGGCAACTGTTGACATGGGCGCGCCACTGCAcagtcttgttcttcttggtcgCAGAACACACGATCTTGAGAGGGACTACATTCGCGAGTATGCAGTCAATAAGGAAACTTTTGATGCAAGCTATGTCAAGGGATATGGGGCTAGCTT GAAGAAGAGTCTCATGTCCAGAGCCTTCATATACGAAGTTAGCTGCAAGGCAACCACACACGGATACCAATGCTATCATCCACCAGGCGAAGCCGACCATGCCAACAGTGCCAATCAGACCAACAAGTATAACGAACTTCCGACCATCCCATTCGGCATCGGCAACGCAATCCCGTGTAAAGTCGAAGACACGGCAGAGATCCAGCATCGCCAATTGACCCTTCCGCGGCAACGCCACCCAGGTTATCAGCGCGGGGCCAGTACTTGA